DNA sequence from the Candidatus Eisenbacteria bacterium genome:
CCATCGAGAAGAACAAGCTCGTCTGCGTGTGCCCCGCGGGCACGTGGCCGGCCAAAACCTGGGAGGTGGAGAAATTCGCCGGACTGGGAGACAGAATAGTGAGTGAACTGGGCCGCGAGGTTGTAATCCTGTGGGGACCGGGGGAGAAGGCGCTCGCAGAGAAGATGGCGCGGGCCATGAAGGCCGAAGCCGTCATCGCCTGTGAGACCGGGGTCGACGAGGTGAGCGCGATAATCCGAAACTCCGCGCTCTTCGTCTCCAACGATTCGGGTTTGAAACACATCGCAGTCGGTCTGGGGACGCCGACCGTGACGATCTTTGGTCCCACCAATCCCAGGACGTGGAACCCGGACGAGCCTGCGCACGGGGTTGTTTACGCCGCGGTAGATTGTCTTTTTTGTGACAAGAACGTTTGCGACGACATGCGATGTATGAAAGAACTGAGCGTCGGCGCTGTATTCTCGACGGTCAAGGAGGTCTTGGACCGGGGGCTGCGCGGGATTCAGGTGGGAAATTTCACGGACTCGGGGCGTGAGCCCGGGAAGTGCTCTGCGACGGAATCCGGGAGGGGGGAACCGCTGTGAGGGAGAAGCTGAGCGTGATAATCCCGACCTTCAATGAGGCGCACAATATTGCCGCTTGTTTGGATTCTGTTCTTTGGGCCGACGAGGTGATCGTGGTTGATTCTTTCAGCACGGATTCCACGGCGCAGATTTGTAAGAACTACGGCGTGAGGATATTCGACCACGAGTACGTGAATTCCGCGTCTCAGAAGAATTGGGTTTTGCCCCAGGTGTCGCACACGTGGGTGCTGATTGTTGACGCCGACGAGAGAGTGACGGAGCGCCTGCGCGACGAGATTCTGGGATTGCTGGAGGGCGGACCGGGATGCGACGGGTACTGGATAAGAAGGCGAAACTGCTTCATGGGAAGGGAAATCAGGCATTGCGGATGGGAGCGAGACAAAGTCCTGAGATTCTTCGACAGAACGAAGGGCCGCTATGAGGAAAAACACGTCCACGCGGAGATCGCACTCCGGGGCCGGGCGGGTTTTCTCGGAGCGCACCTGCTTCACGACAGTTACAGAGATTTTTCGGCCTATCTCACGAAGCTCGACAGGTACAGCGACTGGGGAGCCCAGGACGCCGCAAAGGGTGGGCGAGGTCGAGTGGTGGAGAAGCTTCTATTGAGACCTCCCGCCAGATTCGTGAGAATGTACGTATTTCGACTCGGGTTCTTGGACGGCATCCAGGGTTTCATGCTCTGCTCGCTGGCGGCCGTCAGTGTCTTCATGAAGTATGCGAAACTCTGGAAACTCACGCGGGGACGTCATTGATGCGGGTTCTCTTCGTCGACAGCGGACGTTCATGGCGAGGCGGGCAATACCAGGTCCTGAACCTCGGAACGGAGCTTCATAAGAGAGGCCACGAAGTCCTGCTCGTGTGTCAGAGGAAGAGCCCCCTTCAGCTCAAGTGGAGAGAACGGGGCCTTCTCGGTGAAGCCACGCGCATAAGGAGTGACCTGGACGTGAAGTCGTGGTTCCGCTTGGCTGGGATCCTTCGAGCGTTCGAACCTGCCGTCGTCCATGCGCACACGGGTCACTCGCACGCGGTGGCGTTGGGGGCGAGCTTCATTCACGACGTCAACGCGCTGGTGGTGACGAGAAGGGTCGCCAGTCCCATAAGGAGAACTTTTCTTAACAGGATGAAGTACTCGCGGTTCGTGACACGTTTTGTGGCGATCTCGTCCTCCGTCGCCAAGACGCTCGAGGACGCAGGCGTCTCTCCGGAGAGAATAAGCGTGATTCCAAGCAGCGTGAGGATCGAGACGAGTGAAGGAGAGGAGTCGCGTCTTGAGACGCGCTCGAAACTCGGCCTATCCGAAGAGGACTTCGTCGTACTGAACGTGGGGCGTCTCTCCGCGGAGAAGAGACAGGAGACTGTTCTGGAGGTGGCGGCAGTTGCCTCCGAGAAGGTAGCGAGGGCCAAGTTCATCGTCGTGGGTGAAGGTCGTCTCCGCGGTCGACTCGAAAGGCGCGCGAGAGAACTTGGGGTGGAGGAGCAGGTGAGATTCCTGGGATTCAGAGAAGACGTCCCCAGGCTGATGAGAATTGCGGACGTGTTTCTTTTTCCGTCGGTATCCGAGGGGTTGGGCACGTCTGTTCTGGAGGCCATGGCTGCGGGTGTCCCTGTTGTTGCATCTCGTACCGGCGGAATCGTCGAAATAGTCGAGGACGGTGCCACCGGGTTTCTTGCGGAGCCCGACGACGTGGATTCCATGGCGGAAGCCGTCGTCCGGTTGGCCGGAGAACCGGAGCTTTCCGGCGCGATGAGCGCCAGGGCCCGCGTCGTGGCAAAGGATCACTCGTTTGCGCGTTCCGGCGAATCGCACGAGAAGCTCTATCACGAGCTCGCGGGCTAGATCGACAGCTCTTCCGGCGCCGCGATCGGCGGCCGCTCGTGGTTCCGATGCTTGACTGACGGGGACAATGGGATTAAAGTAACCGATGAGGGAGGCGGGCGTTCTTATGTTATCCAGAAGGGGAAGCAGATGTTGACGATTTTCGCCGGCGCACTTGTATTGGGTGTTCTCATGTTTGTGCATGAGTTCGGTCATTTCGCAAGCGCCAAGGCGCTGGGCGTGCGAGTTCTGAAGTTTTCGCTGGGTTTCGGACCCGAACTCGTCGGATTCTCTCTGCGAGGGACGCGCTATGTCATCGCCGCCCTACCGGTGGGGGGATTTGTGAAGATGGCGGGTGAGAGTCCGGAGGCTCCCGAGAGGAGTGGGGCGCCGTGGGAGTTTTACTCGAAGCCGTGGTGGGCGCGCGTGATAATCGCCGCTTCCGGTCCGGCCATGAACCTTTTCTTTGCCTTTCTTGCGTGCGGCGCCATGTACCTCGTGGGCATCAGATTCCTGGACTTTGACAGCGTTGTCGGTCGCGTGGAACCGAGTTCCGTGGCCACTCAATACGGGTTTGCGGACGGCGACAGAGTGGTCGAGGTGAACGGTGTGCGGGTACGTACCTGGAGCGACTTCCTGGGGAAGGTACAGAAGGCGAACGACGGTTCCGCCGTCACCATAGTTGTGCAGAGAGAAGTCAAACCGGGACAGAACGTGCGAGTGAAAATCCCGGTGAAACCGCAGGACAGGGGCAAACTCCTCAGCGAACTGAGTCCTCCATCGAGCCCTCCGATCATCGGCTCGGTGAGCATCGGTCTTCCGGCGTACGAACGCGGTCTCAAGGTGGGCGATCGCATAGTGTCCGTGGACGGGACAGAGGTGACGAGCTGGGAACAATTGGCCGTCCTCATTCACGAAAGGCCCGACAGGGAGGTCTCGCTTGTCGTGGAACGAGCAGGAAGACAATTCCGGCGGACCGTGACGCCTGCGAGCCAGCAGATAGAGGGCCAGGGTGCGATAGGCTTGATAGGAATCTCGCCGACCGGCACGACTTACGGGATTGTCAGGGCAGGCGGTGTTCGAGTCGTCGCGTTGGCCGCTCGAGGCACTGCCGAGATGTTGGCTCAGACCTACTCGGGTCTTTTCAAGCTTGTGCTGAGGCCACGACAGTTGGGCAAGAGCATCGCCGGTCCCGTGACGATAATACAGATGTCCGGTGACCAGGCGCGTAGAGGACTTGGAAACCTTCTCTACTTCATAGCGTTTGTCAGCATTGCTCTTGTCGTCGTAAACCTGCTTCCAATTCCAATCATGGACGGGGGTCACGTAGTCTTCTGTGTAATAGAAGGAATCAGGGGAAAGGCCCTGAGCATGTCAAAGCAAATCGCGTTTCAAAGGATCGGAATCGCGATCGTAGGCACGCTCATTGTGTTTGCCTTTTGGGTAGACTTCGCCAGAATCGTTCAAAGGGGAAGGGCAACCTTGGGAACGCCGATTGAGCAGAAAGGTGGAAGCCCTGGTGAACGTGACACAGCAGGGGCGGTTTCGTCTGAATAGAAATCTCACCTCCCTGGTAGTTCTCTGCATGCTTCTCCTCGCGCCGGCCGCCTCCTTTTGTGCCGACGTCTTCAAACCCGTCTACGTGTCAGAGATAGAATTCGAAGGCAATCGAGTCTTCTCTGATTCGAAACTGAAGAAAGTCATGAAAACAAGGGAGCGCTCGATTCTGAGGCCCTTCAGAGAGAATGCGTTCAGAAAGGACTTTCTCCAGACCGACATCGAGTCAATAATCGGATTGTACAGCAGACACGGTTATCTCAAGACGAAGGTCGATTCGCAAAGCGTCGAGAGAATCAAGAAGGGCAGGGCCGTCTCGATTCTTCTGTGGATATCCGAAGGGCCGAGGACGATGGTCGCGGGCGTGCGAATCGAGGGAGCGTCAGCTCTGCGCGAACAGAAACTTACCAAGGGACTGCGTCTCAAGAAGGGAGTGCCGTTCGATCCGACGGCCCTCGAGACCGATAAGCTCAAGATCCTCGAAAGATACGCGGAGGCCGGCTACATATATGCGACCGTACTTGACAACACGGTGTTCGAGGGAAACCTGGCCAGCGTATTCTACATCGTGAGGGAAGGAATCCAGGTAAGAACGGGCAACATTGTGGTTGAGGGGAACAAGGCCACGGCGGAGCGGCTTGTCAGAAGAGAGGTGACGCTCAAGAGGGGCGACGTCTTGAGGCGCTCGGAACTGATCAAGACGCAGCAGTACATCTACGACTCCGAGCTATATTCCGACGTGCAGATATCGACCGTCAACGTGGACACCATGCCGCCGGTGGCGGATCTGCTGATTCTTGTCAAGGAACGCAAGCTTGGGTGGGTCGGAGGTGGTATCGGTTACGGGTCCAGCGACCAGCTGAAGGTTTTTAGTGACTGGGGACACAGGAATCTCTTCGGCAGTGGAAAGAGGCTCTTCACGTCCGCCAGCTTTGCTTTTGGAAGGAGACTATTCGAACAGGGAGAGGCCGTTCTGGATGCATCGCGGTTTGACGTTGGTATTGTGGAACCGTGGCTTTTCCACACCAGGACCGCGGGACAGGCCGTGCTTTACAGAGAGTACAAGAGAGAGGTTTCCTTCAGTCAGGAGTTCACTGGTTTCACCTTCACGGTGAAGAGGAACATTTCTTCTGTCACGAAGGCCTTCCTCAGCTACGACAACAGATGGGTTCACACCACTGATCCGACTGCAATCAGGAGGGAATACGTTACACGAAGCCTTTATCTGTCAGGCGTGAGGGACAGCAGGGACGACGTGTTCGACCCGGGTACGGGCTCGTTGGAAGAGGCGTCATGGAAGGTGTCGGGTGGAGTCCTGGGAGGCAACTACAATTTCCACAGGGTTTCTGCCGCCGCGAGCCGGTACTCACCGGTGAGAGGCAAGATACTGGCAGTGCGGGTCAAGGCCGGCTTCGCCGAGCCTTTCGGGGCGAGGCAAGGTGCCAGTCCGTTGGATAGGATTCCTTTCGAAGAGAGATTCAGAACCGGCGGTTCCACTTCGATAAGAGGATACGTGGAGGATGACGAACTTGGACCCAGGGATTCCGCCGGGGACGTGGTGGGAGGAAGGGTCCTCCTGTTGACCAATGTGGAGGTACGATTCCCACTGTTCTGGAGGCTCTCCGGCGCTCTTTTTCTTGACGGAGGTAACGTCTGGAGGAATCCTTCCGACATCAAGCTAACTAATTTTGATCCCGGACGGACGTCGACGGAGGATTCGGACTACAGGTACTCTTTCGGCGGCGGCATTAGAGTTAGGACGCCGGTGGGTCCGATAAGAGTAGACTACGGTAGAAAGTTGAGACTTTCGTCTCGTGACGGCGACGACAGGGGGCAGTTTCACATCAGCCTCGGCCAGGCTTTCTGAGCGCGGGTCGAGGTGAGAGGACGGAGGAGTTCGCTAGGGCAATGCGGCTGAGAGGTCTCAAGATAGCGGGAGTGGTTCTTGTATCCGCGGTTGCGGTTGTGGCAGTTGCTGTTGTGCTGCTCTGGCAGACGGATCGCGCCGCGATTAACACAAGGCTTGCGAAGCTCGCGCAGGAATTCCTGATAGCGAACGATTCTACGAGAATCGAAATCTCGAGCATCTCCGGGAATGCTGTGGGCTCTGTGACCCTGCACGACGTGAGTCTCTTCGTCAGGGACGGCAAGGATTGGAGAAGCGTGTTGACGGCACGCAAGATCAAATTGGGCTACAGCCTGTGGGAACTCGCACGGAGAAGATTCGTACTGAATCAGGTGGAGATTGAAGAGCCCGTTTGTTCGCTCACCAAGGGAGCGCGTGGAACGTATCTGTGGCCGCGCTTTGGAAAGGGTGGGAAGGGAAAGGGGACGAAATTCGTAATCGGCAGCTTGGTAATAGAGCGCGGGGAATTCAGGATAGGTAGGCGCGGAGAGAAGGGGCTCTTTGACGACATTTCGATGAGGAGCTCGCTGACGAGCGGCCCCGACGGGATCGCCCTGAAGGGGCTGGAGGTCAGCTTTGCCGCTTCAACCTGGAAGTACACGGTGGAAAGCTGCAGTGGAGACCTGCTCTTCCGCGAAGGCAGGATGTGGTTGCAGAGTCTGGACGTGCGCACCGCAGGGTCGAGCTACAACGTGGACGGCTTCATCGGTCTCGGGCACCCGATGGACGTCGAGATTAAGGTTCTCGTAGACACGCTTTCGATTGTCGAGTTGAAAGGCATGAAGACACTCGCGTTTCTTCCCGGCGAAGGGAAAGTGTCGGGAAGCGCGACTTTCTCGAGAAAAGGAGGGGGACCGACGAGGATTACCTCTCTCCTATCCGGAACGTACGGGACGCATGTCATAGACACGCTGCAATCAGTTACCACGGCGAAAAACGGCAAATGGGAAAACCAATTCCGGATGGAGTCTCAGGGAAGTGTGATAGAAGGCACGTTCAACGCGGGCCCCGGGACTCTGCAGGAATGTGCTGTAGATTTCGTGAGCTTTGACCCGAGGGCCTGGCCCGAGATCTTCACGGAAGCCAGGATCCCGGAGGGTTCCCTCAACGGGGCCTTCAGATTCTCGGGAAATTCGCTCGTTTCTCCCCAGAGAAAGGGAGAGATTCAAGTGGCACTCGACGGCGGGAGCTACGCCGGGCTGTCATTTCTTGAGGGGAAGGGGGAGGGCAGCTTCGACGGCGAAGGAAGTCTCGTTTTCTCGAGCA
Encoded proteins:
- a CDS encoding glycosyltransferase family 2 protein, which encodes MREKLSVIIPTFNEAHNIAACLDSVLWADEVIVVDSFSTDSTAQICKNYGVRIFDHEYVNSASQKNWVLPQVSHTWVLIVDADERVTERLRDEILGLLEGGPGCDGYWIRRRNCFMGREIRHCGWERDKVLRFFDRTKGRYEEKHVHAEIALRGRAGFLGAHLLHDSYRDFSAYLTKLDRYSDWGAQDAAKGGRGRVVEKLLLRPPARFVRMYVFRLGFLDGIQGFMLCSLAAVSVFMKYAKLWKLTRGRH
- the bamA gene encoding outer membrane protein assembly factor BamA → MNVTQQGRFRLNRNLTSLVVLCMLLLAPAASFCADVFKPVYVSEIEFEGNRVFSDSKLKKVMKTRERSILRPFRENAFRKDFLQTDIESIIGLYSRHGYLKTKVDSQSVERIKKGRAVSILLWISEGPRTMVAGVRIEGASALREQKLTKGLRLKKGVPFDPTALETDKLKILERYAEAGYIYATVLDNTVFEGNLASVFYIVREGIQVRTGNIVVEGNKATAERLVRREVTLKRGDVLRRSELIKTQQYIYDSELYSDVQISTVNVDTMPPVADLLILVKERKLGWVGGGIGYGSSDQLKVFSDWGHRNLFGSGKRLFTSASFAFGRRLFEQGEAVLDASRFDVGIVEPWLFHTRTAGQAVLYREYKREVSFSQEFTGFTFTVKRNISSVTKAFLSYDNRWVHTTDPTAIRREYVTRSLYLSGVRDSRDDVFDPGTGSLEEASWKVSGGVLGGNYNFHRVSAAASRYSPVRGKILAVRVKAGFAEPFGARQGASPLDRIPFEERFRTGGSTSIRGYVEDDELGPRDSAGDVVGGRVLLLTNVEVRFPLFWRLSGALFLDGGNVWRNPSDIKLTNFDPGRTSTEDSDYRYSFGGGIRVRTPVGPIRVDYGRKLRLSSRDGDDRGQFHISLGQAF
- a CDS encoding glycosyltransferase family 9 protein, translating into MKVESTCKLALRLATAPPRSILVLRPGAMGDVLLTTPALRALRRGFPDATLSVLVTRAGEAILRGNPNVDEIIVLDKSSLRSQAGVIPLVRRKRFDLIVDFLCNPRTAIIALLSGAPQRLGYDVRMRKIAYNHRKARDEYREGKKVVKYAAQVNLDMLRCVGIESVDTGLDLEVSEAARSKMDEFLRLHSIEKNKLVCVCPAGTWPAKTWEVEKFAGLGDRIVSELGREVVILWGPGEKALAEKMARAMKAEAVIACETGVDEVSAIIRNSALFVSNDSGLKHIAVGLGTPTVTIFGPTNPRTWNPDEPAHGVVYAAVDCLFCDKNVCDDMRCMKELSVGAVFSTVKEVLDRGLRGIQVGNFTDSGREPGKCSATESGRGEPL
- the rseP gene encoding RIP metalloprotease RseP, which codes for MLTIFAGALVLGVLMFVHEFGHFASAKALGVRVLKFSLGFGPELVGFSLRGTRYVIAALPVGGFVKMAGESPEAPERSGAPWEFYSKPWWARVIIAASGPAMNLFFAFLACGAMYLVGIRFLDFDSVVGRVEPSSVATQYGFADGDRVVEVNGVRVRTWSDFLGKVQKANDGSAVTIVVQREVKPGQNVRVKIPVKPQDRGKLLSELSPPSSPPIIGSVSIGLPAYERGLKVGDRIVSVDGTEVTSWEQLAVLIHERPDREVSLVVERAGRQFRRTVTPASQQIEGQGAIGLIGISPTGTTYGIVRAGGVRVVALAARGTAEMLAQTYSGLFKLVLRPRQLGKSIAGPVTIIQMSGDQARRGLGNLLYFIAFVSIALVVVNLLPIPIMDGGHVVFCVIEGIRGKALSMSKQIAFQRIGIAIVGTLIVFAFWVDFARIVQRGRATLGTPIEQKGGSPGERDTAGAVSSE
- a CDS encoding glycosyltransferase family 4 protein encodes the protein MRVLFVDSGRSWRGGQYQVLNLGTELHKRGHEVLLVCQRKSPLQLKWRERGLLGEATRIRSDLDVKSWFRLAGILRAFEPAVVHAHTGHSHAVALGASFIHDVNALVVTRRVASPIRRTFLNRMKYSRFVTRFVAISSSVAKTLEDAGVSPERISVIPSSVRIETSEGEESRLETRSKLGLSEEDFVVLNVGRLSAEKRQETVLEVAAVASEKVARAKFIVVGEGRLRGRLERRARELGVEEQVRFLGFREDVPRLMRIADVFLFPSVSEGLGTSVLEAMAAGVPVVASRTGGIVEIVEDGATGFLAEPDDVDSMAEAVVRLAGEPELSGAMSARARVVAKDHSFARSGESHEKLYHELAG